The Mesobacillus jeotgali genome window below encodes:
- a CDS encoding alpha/beta hydrolase — translation MEFARNKTVRGIDLYYEHYQNPDAKETLVLLHGFLSSTFSFRHLIPLLKEDYNVISVDLPPFGKSGKVSSFKYSYENLAATVVELMKSLGVREFNVVGHSMGGQIAMNILLHHPEYAKKGILLCSSGYLKKAKLPLVLSSYIPYFQLYVKFHLARSGVKQNLQNVVYDHSMINDEMLYGYLSPFLEDDIFKALTMMIRHREGDLSAEDLRKIKAPCLLIWGEHDKVVPVMIGRKLNKDLRNSELVILKETGHLVPEERPEDVHQLINGFIAAEETAEATANGSR, via the coding sequence ATGGAATTCGCCAGGAATAAAACCGTAAGAGGAATCGACCTTTACTATGAGCACTATCAGAACCCAGACGCAAAGGAAACCCTGGTTCTGCTGCATGGTTTTCTTTCCTCTACTTTCAGCTTCAGGCATTTAATCCCCCTTTTAAAAGAGGATTATAACGTCATTTCGGTAGATCTTCCCCCTTTTGGAAAGAGCGGTAAGGTCTCCAGCTTCAAATATTCCTATGAGAATCTGGCCGCAACAGTCGTCGAGCTCATGAAATCCCTTGGCGTCCGCGAATTCAATGTCGTAGGGCATTCGATGGGAGGCCAAATTGCCATGAATATTCTATTGCATCATCCGGAGTATGCGAAAAAAGGCATCTTGCTTTGCAGTTCGGGATATTTGAAAAAGGCAAAGCTTCCGCTAGTCCTTTCAAGCTACATCCCGTACTTCCAACTGTATGTCAAGTTTCACCTGGCCCGATCTGGTGTAAAACAAAACCTGCAGAACGTCGTGTATGACCATTCGATGATCAATGATGAAATGCTATATGGCTATCTCTCTCCATTCCTGGAGGATGATATTTTCAAAGCCTTGACGATGATGATCCGCCACCGGGAGGGCGACCTGTCAGCAGAAGATTTACGGAAAATCAAAGCACCTTGCCTGTTGATTTGGGGCGAACACGATAAAGTCGTCCCTGTCATGATCGGGCGAAAGTTGAACAAGGATTTGAGGAATTCAGAACTCGTCATTTTAAAAGAAACCGGTCATCTCGTGCCCGAGGAGCGCCCAGAAGATGTCCATCAACTGATCAACGGGTTCATAGCAGCAGAGGAAACAGCTGAAGCAACAGCAAACGGCAGCCGCTGA
- a CDS encoding DUF1871 family protein produces MESKELSYKLIDVLNKWDPFKVGAGQFDPEIADILQAVHDYNEADKIARRIQSVFEFSFEQVLPFDQCFSVANTLLAIKNEDVCSL; encoded by the coding sequence TTGGAATCGAAAGAACTTAGCTATAAATTAATAGATGTTTTGAATAAATGGGACCCTTTCAAGGTAGGCGCAGGCCAGTTCGACCCGGAAATCGCCGATATCCTTCAGGCTGTCCATGATTACAACGAAGCAGATAAAATAGCCCGCAGGATCCAGTCCGTTTTCGAGTTTTCATTCGAACAGGTCCTGCCGTTTGACCAATGCTTTTCAGTCGCAAACACTCTTCTGGCGATCAAAAATGAAGATGTATGCTCCTTATAA